From Levilactobacillus zymae, a single genomic window includes:
- the recO gene encoding DNA repair protein RecO: MAHHVTDFHGILLFRRDYAERDYLVKFLTQEFGKKMFLVRGAKKRGFKMTADILPFTVGSYVGDIADTGLSYIRTPRETSQFQGIGEDIFKNAYATYIMSLVDVAFPDSQPLPDWYHRVYRALELIDEGQNPAIVTNIMEIQLMPAFGVAPQLQGCAICGRTDLPFDYSESYGGLLCQQHWAADPHRLHLSPRTVYYLRQFLVIDLDKVHQIKVKPSTEHALRQLMDEIYASQIGVHPKSKRFLDQMQSWAPRLQTPPVNGD, encoded by the coding sequence ATGGCTCATCACGTCACAGATTTTCACGGCATCCTGCTGTTTCGGCGAGATTACGCCGAACGGGACTACCTAGTCAAGTTTTTAACCCAGGAGTTTGGCAAAAAGATGTTTCTGGTTCGTGGGGCCAAGAAACGCGGGTTCAAGATGACCGCCGATATCTTGCCGTTTACCGTGGGCAGCTACGTGGGCGACATCGCCGATACGGGGTTGTCTTACATTCGTACGCCCCGGGAAACCAGCCAGTTTCAGGGCATCGGCGAAGACATCTTTAAGAACGCCTATGCGACCTACATCATGAGTCTAGTGGACGTGGCCTTTCCGGATAGTCAACCGCTACCGGACTGGTATCACCGGGTGTACCGGGCATTGGAACTCATCGATGAGGGCCAAAATCCGGCCATCGTGACCAACATCATGGAGATTCAACTGATGCCTGCCTTTGGGGTGGCCCCGCAGTTACAGGGCTGTGCCATTTGCGGTCGCACGGACCTACCGTTCGATTATTCGGAAAGCTACGGGGGGCTACTGTGTCAACAACACTGGGCGGCCGACCCGCACCGGTTGCATCTGAGTCCGCGCACGGTCTACTATCTGCGCCAATTTTTGGTGATCGACCTGGATAAGGTCCATCAGATCAAGGTTAAGCCCAGCACCGAACACGCCTTACGCCAGCTGATGGATGAAATCTACGCGAGTCAAATCGGGGTGCATCCCAAGAGTAAGCGGTTCTTGGACCAGATGCAGTCTTGGGCGCCACGGTTACAAACGCCACCGGTTAATGGTGATTGA
- the ybeY gene encoding rRNA maturation RNase YbeY: protein MDLEIYDKTQAGVPAKHVQMIEDILQFAGKYLKLADNTEMSVTLMNNEDIHQINKKYRGVDRATDVISFAIEDNEDADDDFPLVMDDELAAEIPENIGDIFVSMDKVSEQADYLGHSYERELGFLVVHGFLHLNGYDHMKPEDEKVMFKLQADILDAYGLKR, encoded by the coding sequence ATGGATTTAGAGATTTACGACAAGACCCAAGCCGGCGTGCCGGCCAAGCACGTGCAAATGATTGAAGACATCTTACAGTTTGCGGGGAAATACCTCAAGTTGGCGGACAACACCGAGATGTCGGTGACGCTGATGAATAATGAAGATATCCACCAAATTAATAAAAAATACCGGGGAGTTGACCGAGCGACCGACGTCATCAGTTTTGCCATTGAAGACAATGAGGACGCTGATGACGACTTCCCGCTGGTCATGGACGACGAACTGGCGGCCGAGATTCCCGAAAACATCGGGGATATCTTTGTGTCGATGGACAAGGTCAGCGAACAGGCCGACTACCTCGGGCACTCCTATGAGCGAGAACTGGGGTTCCTGGTGGTTCACGGCTTTCTGCACTTAAACGGTTATGATCATATGAAGCCCGAAGACGAGAAGGTCATGTTTAAGTTGCAAGCCGACATCTTAGATGCCTATGGCCTCAAGCGATAA
- a CDS encoding GNAT family N-acetyltransferase, which produces MALQYERFHTVSPAIRALLLQADPEWSQVMTYLPQSTGLALFWRRELVGVLVLTVRPHRVLEITNLAVVPAKQRRGIGQAAIRFAQQWGSEHGQTTLRVATGSTSLGQLYLYQKCGLRIVAVEPSYFTRHYSLPIWENGLRLRDRLILTQALSPENQGS; this is translated from the coding sequence ATGGCATTACAGTACGAGCGATTTCACACGGTCAGTCCGGCGATTCGGGCCCTGCTCTTGCAGGCCGATCCCGAGTGGTCCCAGGTGATGACCTATTTACCCCAAAGTACCGGTTTGGCCCTGTTTTGGCGGCGAGAGCTGGTCGGGGTGTTGGTCCTCACGGTGCGCCCCCACCGTGTCCTAGAGATTACGAACCTAGCCGTGGTGCCCGCTAAGCAGCGCCGCGGCATCGGACAAGCCGCCATCCGGTTTGCCCAACAATGGGGGAGTGAACACGGGCAGACCACGTTACGGGTGGCCACCGGTAGTACTAGTTTGGGGCAGCTGTACCTGTATCAAAAGTGTGGGTTACGCATCGTGGCCGTCGAACCGAGTTACTTTACCCGTCATTATTCACTACCCATTTGGGAAAACGGGTTACGACTCCGCGACCGGCTCATTTTGACCCAAGCGTTGTCTCCGGAGAATCAGGGGAGCTAA
- a CDS encoding GatB/YqeY domain-containing protein codes for MSLEAQLNTDLKTAMKAHDKLTLNVVRMMKAALTNEKIKQGHDLTPDEELTVVSRELKQRKESLDEFQKGNRDDLVAGVKAEIAIVEKYAPKQLSADEITKIVTDSIAKVGATGMGDFGKVMGAVMPQVKGKADGNLVNQTVKAQLNK; via the coding sequence ATGAGTTTAGAAGCCCAACTGAACACGGATTTAAAGACGGCCATGAAGGCCCACGATAAATTGACCTTAAACGTGGTCCGGATGATGAAGGCGGCTCTGACCAACGAAAAGATTAAGCAGGGCCACGACCTGACGCCCGACGAAGAGTTAACGGTGGTTTCCCGGGAACTTAAGCAACGCAAGGAATCCTTAGACGAATTCCAAAAGGGCAACCGGGACGACTTGGTCGCCGGCGTCAAAGCTGAAATTGCTATCGTGGAGAAGTACGCCCCGAAGCAATTGAGCGCCGACGAAATCACGAAGATCGTTACGGACAGCATTGCCAAGGTTGGCGCGACTGGCATGGGTGACTTTGGTAAGGTCATGGGCGCCGTCATGCCACAAGTTAAGGGCAAGGCCGATGGTAACCTGGTCAACCAGACCGTTAAGGCACAACTCAACAAGTAA
- the dltD gene encoding D-alanyl-lipoteichoic acid biosynthesis protein DltD produces MGKRLFQVLGPVLLAGILVLVVLFSPGNFGLKHVGAGTEKRAAVSLSANVLKGEHIKQAAFRGNYVPFMGSSEWSRFEPTHPAVLAQKYHRNYRPFLLGARGTQSLTQFLVMQNLQGTLKNGRAVFVISPQWFVKDGMRPDAFAFYYSQLQTVEWLLKDRHSAMDRYAAQRLLHLPGAQSDQLLKAALHRTATGRTLTAHQLFYLKLKRQLLTREDQFFSSVNLPSFNSVHVAQQAALLPRHESYQALDRLSVRLGREQTSNNRFEIRNQFYNQGLKKPVQQGKLRGFQRDLDYTRSPEFADFQLVLDQFARLHTNVLFVIPPVNAKWARYTGLSTTMLKQFDRKIRYQLQSQGFTHVCDLSRQGNVPYFMADTIHLGWRGWLAMDQRVKPFLTQPQARPHYQLNDQFYTQAWQQLPPNRLTQYATQR; encoded by the coding sequence ATGGGTAAACGGTTATTTCAAGTCCTAGGCCCCGTCTTATTGGCGGGAATTTTAGTGTTGGTCGTGCTATTTTCACCGGGAAACTTTGGCCTCAAACACGTTGGGGCGGGCACCGAAAAACGGGCGGCGGTATCGTTGTCCGCCAACGTTTTAAAGGGTGAACACATCAAGCAGGCCGCCTTTCGGGGAAACTACGTGCCCTTCATGGGGTCGTCCGAATGGTCGCGGTTTGAACCGACCCACCCGGCGGTCTTGGCCCAGAAGTATCACCGCAACTACCGGCCCTTTTTACTCGGGGCGCGGGGCACGCAGTCGTTGACCCAGTTTCTGGTGATGCAAAACCTGCAGGGCACCCTGAAAAATGGTCGGGCGGTCTTCGTGATCTCGCCGCAGTGGTTCGTCAAAGACGGGATGCGGCCGGACGCCTTTGCCTTCTACTACTCTCAGCTGCAAACCGTGGAGTGGTTGCTCAAGGACCGGCACAGCGCCATGGACCGCTACGCCGCCCAACGGTTGTTACACTTGCCGGGAGCCCAATCAGATCAGCTGTTAAAAGCGGCGCTTCATCGTACGGCGACCGGCCGGACACTGACGGCCCATCAGTTATTCTACTTAAAACTTAAACGGCAGTTACTGACGCGTGAAGACCAGTTCTTCTCGAGCGTCAACCTCCCGTCGTTTAACTCGGTGCACGTGGCGCAGCAGGCGGCGTTGTTGCCCCGTCACGAGTCGTATCAGGCCTTGGATCGGTTGAGTGTGCGCTTGGGGCGCGAACAAACCAGCAATAACCGGTTTGAAATTCGGAATCAATTCTATAATCAAGGGTTGAAGAAGCCGGTTCAGCAGGGCAAGTTGCGCGGCTTTCAACGCGACCTCGACTACACGCGTTCGCCCGAGTTTGCGGATTTTCAGTTAGTCTTGGATCAGTTTGCCCGCTTACACACCAACGTTTTATTTGTGATCCCACCGGTCAACGCTAAGTGGGCCCGTTACACGGGGCTTTCGACGACGATGTTGAAGCAATTCGACCGCAAGATTCGGTACCAGTTGCAATCGCAGGGGTTCACCCACGTCTGTGACCTGAGTCGTCAAGGTAACGTGCCGTACTTCATGGCCGACACGATTCATTTAGGCTGGCGGGGGTGGCTGGCCATGGACCAACGGGTGAAGCCGTTTTTGACCCAACCGCAGGCGCGCCCGCACTACCAACTGAATGATCAATTCTACACGCAGGCGTGGCAACAGCTACCACCGAACCGACTAACCCAATACGCAACACAACGTTAA
- the glyQ gene encoding glycine--tRNA ligase subunit alpha gives MTEKLSMQAIILKLQQYWSAQGCMLMQAYDTEKGAGTMSPYTFLRAIGPEPWNAAYVEPSRRPADGRYGENPNRLYQHHQFQVVMKPSPDNIQELYLNSLKELGINPLEHDIRFVEDNWENPSMGCAGVGWEVWLDGMEVTQFTYFQVVGGQTVDPVTSEVTYGLERLASYIQDVNSVFDLEWGDGVKYGDIFKEPEYEHSKYSFEESDQAMLSRHFDEYEAEAKKQIANGLVHPAYDYVLKCSHTFNLLDARGAVSVTERAGYLSRIRNMARSIAKAFVAERKKRGFPLIKDDALRQKLLADSEEAK, from the coding sequence ATGACAGAAAAACTGTCCATGCAAGCGATTATTTTAAAGTTACAGCAGTACTGGTCCGCACAGGGCTGCATGCTGATGCAAGCTTACGATACCGAAAAAGGGGCCGGGACCATGAGCCCGTACACGTTCTTACGGGCCATTGGACCAGAACCCTGGAACGCGGCGTACGTGGAACCTTCCCGGCGACCTGCCGATGGTCGTTACGGGGAAAACCCTAACCGGTTATACCAACACCACCAGTTCCAAGTGGTCATGAAGCCGTCCCCCGATAACATTCAGGAACTCTACCTGAACAGTTTGAAGGAACTGGGCATCAACCCCCTCGAACACGATATTCGGTTCGTCGAAGACAACTGGGAGAACCCATCCATGGGTTGTGCCGGGGTTGGTTGGGAAGTCTGGCTCGACGGGATGGAAGTCACCCAGTTCACCTACTTCCAAGTCGTTGGGGGCCAAACGGTGGATCCCGTGACCTCCGAAGTCACCTACGGGTTGGAACGGCTAGCGTCCTACATTCAGGACGTGAACTCCGTGTTCGACCTGGAATGGGGCGACGGGGTGAAGTATGGGGACATCTTCAAGGAACCCGAATACGAACACTCCAAGTACAGTTTTGAGGAAAGCGACCAGGCGATGTTATCGCGGCACTTCGACGAATACGAAGCGGAAGCCAAGAAGCAGATTGCTAACGGTCTGGTGCACCCGGCCTACGATTACGTGCTCAAGTGCAGTCACACCTTCAACCTGTTAGATGCTCGCGGCGCCGTTTCCGTGACGGAACGGGCCGGCTACCTGTCCCGGATTCGGAACATGGCCCGGTCGATCGCCAAGGCGTTCGTGGCCGAACGGAAGAAGCGTGGCTTCCCGTTGATCAAGGACGATGCCTTGCGGCAAAAATTATTAGCGGATTCTGAGGAGGCAAAATAA
- the glyS gene encoding glycine--tRNA ligase subunit beta codes for MAHTFLLEIGLEEMPAHVVTPAIRQLQKRVADYLKDERISYDTIKPFSTPRRLALEITGLADKQDDISESVKGPAKKIAQDADGNWTKPAIGFTRGQGLTPDDIVFKEFKGTEYVYVDKFIAGKPVAEVLAGLREIIMAMTFPTMMKWGTHHFEYIRPIRWLVALLDSDVIPFSILDVTTDRLTRGHRFLGKEISLATAADYEEALTSEFVIADADKRKELIKKQIAKIATDNDWTINVDAGLLEEVNNLVEWPTAFAGSFDPKYLTIPEEVLITSMRDHQRFFYARNQDGKLLPNFISVRNGTDHDLQNVVAGNEKVLTARLEDAMFFYKEDQKKTIADYVERLKSVSFHDKISTMAEKMTRVEAIVTVLADRLGLNDAQTKAAVWASQIYKFDLVTGMVGEFAELQGVMGEKYALLNGEDPAVAQAIREHYEPISADGALPASVPGAVLALADKFDSILTFFAAGMIPSGSNDPYALRRQATGIVRIATDQNWSLPVADLATAFISAEEVANVAPKLDQAGQIDAVVDFIKERVRKMLRGAKVRHDIIDAVLGGSSSDITDLFTAADILTTHAADENFKAVIESLTRVIRLSQKAPKDIASVTIDANKFENASEGELHHGVDDVAQAAPQGLTALYAALVAVQPAIADYFEATMVMADDEAVRNNRLAELTRLAKLALELGDLDQLVVK; via the coding sequence ATGGCACACACATTTTTACTAGAAATTGGGTTAGAAGAAATGCCAGCCCACGTGGTAACGCCAGCCATCCGGCAACTTCAGAAGCGCGTTGCCGATTACTTAAAGGACGAACGGATCAGCTATGACACCATCAAGCCGTTCTCGACGCCCCGGCGGTTAGCGTTAGAAATCACGGGCTTGGCCGACAAGCAAGACGACATCAGCGAATCCGTCAAGGGTCCGGCCAAGAAGATCGCCCAGGACGCCGACGGTAATTGGACGAAGCCTGCGATCGGGTTTACCCGCGGTCAGGGCTTAACGCCCGACGATATCGTCTTCAAGGAATTTAAGGGGACCGAATACGTTTACGTCGATAAGTTTATCGCCGGTAAACCGGTCGCCGAAGTCCTGGCCGGCTTACGCGAGATCATCATGGCGATGACCTTCCCGACCATGATGAAGTGGGGCACCCACCACTTCGAATACATTCGGCCAATTCGTTGGCTGGTGGCGTTACTGGACAGCGACGTGATTCCGTTTAGCATCTTAGACGTCACCACCGACCGGTTAACGCGCGGCCACCGGTTCTTGGGTAAGGAAATTTCCTTAGCCACGGCGGCCGATTACGAAGAAGCTTTGACCAGCGAATTCGTGATTGCCGATGCGGACAAGCGTAAGGAACTCATTAAGAAGCAGATTGCAAAGATTGCGACGGATAATGACTGGACCATTAATGTCGATGCCGGCCTCCTCGAAGAAGTCAACAACTTAGTCGAATGGCCAACCGCCTTTGCCGGGAGCTTCGATCCGAAGTACCTGACGATCCCCGAAGAGGTCCTGATCACGTCCATGCGGGACCACCAACGGTTCTTCTACGCCCGGAACCAGGACGGAAAGTTGTTACCGAACTTCATCTCCGTACGAAACGGGACCGATCACGACCTGCAAAACGTGGTGGCAGGGAACGAAAAGGTCTTGACGGCCCGCCTGGAAGACGCGATGTTCTTCTACAAGGAAGATCAGAAGAAGACCATTGCGGACTACGTGGAACGCCTGAAGAGTGTTAGCTTCCACGATAAGATTAGTACCATGGCCGAAAAGATGACCCGAGTGGAAGCCATCGTGACGGTGTTAGCCGATCGGTTGGGGCTTAACGATGCGCAAACCAAGGCGGCCGTCTGGGCCAGTCAAATCTATAAGTTTGACTTAGTCACCGGGATGGTTGGTGAATTTGCCGAACTCCAAGGGGTCATGGGGGAGAAATACGCCCTCTTAAACGGCGAAGATCCCGCGGTGGCCCAAGCTATTCGCGAACACTACGAACCAATCTCGGCCGACGGAGCCTTACCAGCTTCTGTGCCGGGGGCGGTCTTAGCCTTGGCCGACAAGTTCGACAGCATTTTGACGTTCTTTGCGGCGGGGATGATTCCGAGTGGCTCCAACGACCCGTATGCTTTACGGCGTCAAGCCACGGGGATTGTGCGGATTGCCACCGATCAGAACTGGTCGCTGCCAGTTGCGGATCTAGCAACGGCCTTTATCTCGGCCGAAGAGGTTGCTAACGTGGCACCGAAGTTGGATCAGGCCGGTCAAATTGATGCCGTCGTGGACTTTATCAAGGAACGGGTCCGGAAGATGTTACGCGGTGCCAAGGTGCGCCACGACATCATCGACGCCGTCTTAGGTGGTAGTAGCAGTGACATCACCGACCTCTTCACCGCAGCGGACATTTTGACGACCCACGCGGCCGACGAAAACTTTAAGGCGGTTATCGAATCATTGACGCGGGTTATTCGGTTGTCCCAAAAGGCACCGAAGGACATCGCTAGCGTGACGATCGACGCGAACAAGTTCGAAAACGCCAGTGAGGGTGAATTGCACCACGGAGTTGATGACGTGGCCCAGGCAGCCCCACAAGGCTTAACGGCGCTATACGCGGCCCTAGTGGCGGTTCAACCGGCTATCGCGGACTACTTTGAAGCCACGATGGTCATGGCCGATGACGAGGCTGTGCGGAACAACCGCTTGGCTGAGTTGACGCGGTTAGCTAAGTTAGCCTTAGAATTGGGCGACTTGGACCAATTAGTGGTGAAATAA
- the era gene encoding GTPase Era, which produces MDNPNYKSGFVAIVGRPNVGKSTFLNRVIGQKIAIMSNTAQTTRNKIQGIYTTDDAQIVFIDTPGVHKPKTELGDYMVKSALSALNEVDAILFMINAAEKRGAGDNFIIDRLKNAKAPVYLLINKIDQIHPDDLLTVMDQYKKALPWKAVYPISALEGNNVDEFLGDLVDQMPHGPQYYPEDQLTDHPERFVVSELIREKIFMLTREEVPHSVAVEIESMKTQKNDQVRIEATIIVERPTQKGIMIGKGGSMLKKIGTLARQDIEHLLGSSVYLQLFVKVQPGWRDKSSLLKSYGYRKSDI; this is translated from the coding sequence ATGGATAATCCAAATTATAAATCGGGTTTCGTGGCCATCGTGGGCCGGCCAAACGTGGGGAAGTCCACGTTTTTGAACCGAGTCATCGGTCAAAAAATCGCCATCATGTCGAACACGGCCCAGACCACCCGGAACAAGATTCAGGGGATCTACACCACCGATGACGCGCAAATCGTGTTTATCGATACGCCGGGGGTCCACAAGCCCAAGACGGAACTGGGCGACTACATGGTCAAGTCGGCGTTATCCGCACTAAACGAAGTTGACGCCATTCTGTTCATGATTAACGCCGCCGAAAAGCGCGGGGCCGGGGATAACTTCATTATTGACCGTCTGAAGAACGCTAAGGCGCCGGTCTACCTGTTGATCAACAAGATTGACCAGATTCATCCCGACGACTTGTTAACGGTCATGGACCAATACAAAAAGGCCTTACCTTGGAAGGCCGTTTACCCAATTTCGGCGCTGGAAGGCAATAATGTCGACGAATTTCTGGGCGACCTGGTGGACCAGATGCCGCATGGTCCCCAGTATTACCCCGAGGATCAGCTGACGGACCACCCCGAACGGTTTGTGGTCAGTGAACTGATTCGCGAAAAAATCTTCATGTTGACGCGCGAAGAGGTGCCGCATTCCGTGGCCGTCGAAATCGAAAGCATGAAGACCCAAAAGAACGACCAGGTCCGCATTGAAGCCACAATCATCGTGGAACGGCCGACCCAGAAGGGGATTATGATCGGTAAGGGGGGTAGTATGCTCAAGAAGATTGGGACGCTGGCCCGGCAAGACATCGAACACCTGTTGGGCAGTTCGGTCTACTTGCAACTGTTCGTGAAGGTTCAACCCGGTTGGCGCGATAAATCCAGCCTGTTGAAATCTTACGGCTACCGCAAGAGTGATATCTAA
- a CDS encoding PhoH family protein, which produces MIEKEYILEHPADEAALLGAQDQFVTLLEEGLSVTIRPFGNSIKVAGDATAVDQTLTILRNMSALLAKGIRLNSADVVSAMKMAERGTLEYFQDLYTETLIHDAKGRPVRVKNFGQRQYIDAIKHNDITFGIGPAGTGKTYLAVVMAIAALKHGDVEKIILTRPAVEAGESLGFLPGDLKEKVDPYLRPIYDALYAILGAEHTTRLMDRGVIEIAPLAYMRGRTLESAFVILDEAQNTTNSQMKMFLTRLGFGSKMIVNGDISQIDLPHNAQSGLVQAQHILQNVGHISFVTFSADDVVRHPVVASIINAYEANDTKPNGAKK; this is translated from the coding sequence ATGATTGAAAAAGAATATATCTTGGAGCATCCGGCCGACGAAGCGGCCCTGTTGGGTGCCCAAGATCAATTTGTCACTTTACTGGAAGAGGGGCTGTCCGTCACGATTCGGCCCTTTGGCAATTCGATCAAAGTTGCGGGTGACGCCACCGCGGTTGACCAGACGCTCACCATCTTACGGAATATGAGTGCGTTATTGGCTAAGGGGATTCGGTTGAACAGTGCCGATGTCGTAAGTGCCATGAAGATGGCCGAACGGGGGACGTTGGAATATTTCCAGGATCTGTACACTGAAACCTTGATTCACGATGCCAAGGGCCGACCGGTACGGGTCAAGAACTTCGGTCAACGGCAGTACATCGACGCCATCAAGCACAACGACATCACCTTTGGGATCGGTCCAGCTGGGACCGGGAAAACTTACCTGGCCGTGGTGATGGCGATTGCGGCGCTGAAGCACGGTGACGTTGAAAAAATCATTTTGACGCGCCCCGCCGTAGAAGCGGGCGAAAGCCTAGGTTTCTTGCCGGGGGACTTAAAGGAAAAGGTTGATCCGTATTTGCGGCCCATCTACGATGCGTTATACGCTATTTTAGGCGCCGAACACACGACCCGATTAATGGATCGCGGCGTGATTGAAATTGCACCGTTGGCCTACATGCGGGGACGGACGTTAGAGTCGGCCTTTGTTATCTTGGATGAAGCGCAAAACACGACGAATTCCCAGATGAAGATGTTCTTAACGCGATTAGGCTTTGGTTCGAAGATGATCGTGAACGGCGACATCTCCCAGATCGATTTACCGCATAACGCCCAATCCGGTCTGGTCCAAGCCCAACACATCTTACAAAACGTGGGTCACATCTCGTTTGTGACCTTCAGTGCCGACGACGTGGTTCGGCACCCCGTTGTGGCCAGCATCATTAATGCTTATGAAGCCAACGATACTAAACCAAATGGAGCTAAGAAATAA
- a CDS encoding TetR/AcrR family transcriptional regulator, whose protein sequence is MNGQERLAEQSRQLLVDALFTLLADNHYGEITVTDLTTQAQLARRTFYRSFANKDELLAFYGHRLWQQYQTARQAQVPASADLTATITFFFQFWWSERARLLLLIRQDLFTGLLARAHVHLTPQDLGLTNEMTPTYLPNFLLGGLWTTLNTWLAQTDPESPTMVAHTLIQDLSRLTQP, encoded by the coding sequence ATGAACGGACAAGAACGTTTAGCTGAACAATCCCGCCAACTACTGGTCGACGCCCTATTTACCTTACTGGCTGACAACCATTACGGTGAAATCACGGTCACGGATCTGACCACTCAGGCCCAACTCGCCCGGCGCACCTTTTACCGGTCTTTCGCGAATAAGGATGAGTTGTTGGCCTTTTATGGCCATCGCTTGTGGCAACAATATCAGACCGCACGCCAAGCTCAGGTCCCCGCGTCGGCCGACCTAACTGCCACCATAACTTTTTTCTTCCAATTCTGGTGGTCCGAGCGGGCGCGGTTGCTCTTGCTGATTCGTCAGGACCTATTCACGGGACTGCTCGCCCGCGCACACGTGCACTTAACTCCCCAGGATCTGGGACTCACTAATGAAATGACTCCCACATATCTTCCCAACTTTCTCCTGGGGGGCTTATGGACCACGCTAAACACCTGGTTAGCTCAAACCGACCCCGAATCCCCCACAATGGTCGCACACACCCTCATTCAAGACTTGTCCCGGTTAACCCAACCCTAA
- a CDS encoding diacylglycerol kinase family protein: MPMASSDKSTRQTGKNRAFRQSLGHAVDGLKALYRYERNFRKHLLVGSLAIIAGIILRLTLNEWLWLTLAIFLVLIAETLNTIVEAVVDLVVGQTYHDLAKRAKDVAAGGVLLAALFAVVVGCLVMLPALSRWF, translated from the coding sequence ATGCCTATGGCCTCAAGCGATAAATCCACCCGGCAAACGGGGAAAAACCGCGCTTTTCGTCAATCGTTAGGGCACGCCGTTGACGGATTGAAGGCCCTTTATCGGTATGAACGCAACTTCCGTAAGCACCTGCTGGTAGGGAGTCTGGCCATCATTGCCGGGATCATTTTACGGCTGACGCTGAACGAATGGTTGTGGTTGACGCTGGCCATTTTCTTGGTGCTGATTGCTGAAACGCTCAACACCATCGTGGAGGCCGTGGTCGACCTCGTCGTGGGTCAGACCTATCACGACTTGGCTAAGCGGGCCAAGGACGTGGCGGCGGGCGGCGTGTTATTGGCCGCATTGTTTGCCGTGGTCGTCGGTTGTTTAGTGATGTTACCGGCGCTGAGTCGCTGGTTTTAA
- a CDS encoding helix-turn-helix transcriptional regulator, with the protein MSLGATLKMVRQQHGWTQKRVATGLCSQSLLSAIEHDHYRPNAQLFMALCRRLAISLDQVSLAQGVMVSPMAAVNQRLEQLCNRHEYAALKADLLAPTTVAQVVTDAQTQAYYYYLGVAEFQVDPSLTAAGDHLRLAVNLGRRRHPLTTMTRLSWAAFALVTQRQGRPQAAKRALRQAITGIERAAYEKNLNIVFYLAALMTCDQPVTATQWLQRGIAFATQHDTHYLLANDYYLLAQLAARQSDPTGQRDAQQKSQFLTDLFHEKVYRPTGLSEF; encoded by the coding sequence ATGTCACTAGGAGCAACACTAAAAATGGTGCGGCAACAGCACGGCTGGACCCAAAAGCGGGTCGCTACGGGCCTATGTTCCCAGTCGCTATTGTCGGCCATCGAACACGACCACTACCGACCCAACGCCCAACTGTTCATGGCCTTGTGCCGTCGGTTAGCGATTTCGCTGGACCAGGTGAGTTTGGCCCAAGGAGTTATGGTGAGTCCGATGGCGGCGGTCAATCAGCGCTTGGAACAGCTGTGTAACCGCCACGAATACGCGGCGCTGAAGGCTGATTTACTCGCGCCGACAACCGTGGCACAGGTGGTCACCGACGCGCAAACCCAGGCCTACTATTATTACCTGGGCGTGGCGGAGTTTCAGGTGGACCCCTCGTTGACGGCGGCCGGGGATCATCTCAGATTAGCGGTTAATTTGGGACGTCGGCGCCACCCCCTAACGACGATGACGCGATTGAGTTGGGCGGCGTTTGCCTTGGTGACGCAGCGTCAGGGCCGCCCGCAAGCCGCTAAGCGGGCGTTGAGGCAGGCAATCACGGGGATTGAACGCGCCGCTTACGAAAAAAATTTAAACATTGTGTTTTACCTGGCGGCACTGATGACTTGCGACCAGCCCGTTACGGCGACGCAGTGGCTCCAACGGGGCATCGCCTTTGCGACCCAGCACGATACGCACTATTTGTTGGCGAATGATTATTACTTATTGGCACAGTTAGCGGCCCGTCAGTCTGATCCAACCGGTCAACGGGATGCCCAGCAAAAGTCCCAATTTTTGACCGACCTGTTTCACGAAAAAGTCTATCGGCCGACCGGATTATCAGAATTCTGA